In the Nitrospirota bacterium genome, CAAACCTGCTATAAGGAGAAACTTTGCAGTTCATTGCAAGCCCTGTTTTTACTACATATTCAATGGCCTTTTTGTTCATCATAGGAAGGACTCCGGGCATGCCTATACATATAGGGCATGTCTGGGTATTTGGCTCAGCACCAAACTTCGTTGAGCACCCGCAGAACATCTTCGAGTCTGTTAACAATTGTGCGTGTATCTCAAGACCGATTACAGCTTCGTAAGTCATCTTTCTTTATCCTCCAGCCTCGCCTTTCCACTCAGATGGCCCCAGAATTCACGGGGAGAGACTATTTCTGTTTTCCTGTATCTCTTTAAGATCAGAAGGTCTTCGTCTCCTGTTATAATAAATCTGGCATTTCCACTTAATGCAGTGCCGAGTATTTTTATATCATCTTTATCTTTACAAATATTCTCATAGATCGGTTCAGCCTCAAATATTTCTGCCACTTCTTTTAGATAATTGATAATAGCATAAGTGATATTATGGGGCAGGTGTATTTTACTGATCAGTTTTTCCTTTACTTCAGAGAGAATATGCTCACTTATTATAATGGTGTGGTCTGAAAGACATACTTCAAATACCTCTGAACACAGGCCTCTGGAAGCAAAGGCAGCAACAATCACATTTGTATCCAGCACAACCCTCATGAAATGGCCTTAAATATATCCTCATCAGTAAGCAACCCCTGCGCCTCGGCAAAGGGCAGGACCTTTTTCCTTAATAGTTGAAATCTCTTTAGAGCGAGGTAACGGGCTATGGCATCCCTGATGATCTCGCTTTTTGATGTCTTTTCAGCCTTTACTACCCTATCCAGATCCCTCTGGAGTTTCTCGGGCAATCTTATTGTAATAGTCCCTTTCATTCATATCACCTCCCTTTACCCCGTTAGAAAGCCCCGTCGTTTCTAACGGGGTTTA is a window encoding:
- a CDS encoding putative toxin-antitoxin system toxin component, PIN family, encoding MRVVLDTNVIVAAFASRGLCSEVFEVCLSDHTIIISEHILSEVKEKLISKIHLPHNITYAIINYLKEVAEIFEAEPIYENICKDKDDIKILGTALSGNARFIITGDEDLLILKRYRKTEIVSPREFWGHLSGKARLEDKER
- a CDS encoding ribbon-helix-helix protein, CopG family codes for the protein MKGTITIRLPEKLQRDLDRVVKAEKTSKSEIIRDAIARYLALKRFQLLRKKVLPFAEAQGLLTDEDIFKAIS